The Falco naumanni isolate bFalNau1 chromosome 1, bFalNau1.pat, whole genome shotgun sequence genome window below encodes:
- the JCHAIN gene encoding immunoglobulin J chain: MKSSLLLCVALAVSLGFVLVAGYPEDPGDDEHVLVNNKCQCVTVTSKFVPSKENPGEEVLERNIRILVPLRARENISDPMSPLRTTFVYRMTELCKKCDPVEIELGGEIYKAQQSTSCNEPETCYTYNRDKCYTTTFPFSYHGEVKKVQAVLTPASCYAD, translated from the exons ATGAAGAGCTCTTTGTTGCTGTGCGTGGCCTTGGCTGTCTCCTTGGGATTCGTCCTTGTGGCAG GTTATCCAGAGGACCCTGGGGATGACGAGCATGTGCTGGTCAATAATAAGTGTCAGTGTGTGACAGTGACCTCAAAGTTCGTTCCCTCCAAAGAAAATCCTGGTGAAGAAGTCCTGGAAAGAAACATACGCATCCT AGTTCCCCTGCGGGCTCGAGAGAACATCTCTGACCCCATGTCCCCACTCAGAACCACTTTTGTCTACCGCATGACCGAACT ctgcaaaaAATGCGATCCCGTAGAAATTGAGCTGGGTGGTGAGATTTACAAGGCCCAGCAAAGCACCTCCTGCAATGAACCTGAAACCTGCTACACCTACAACAGGGACAAGTGCTACACCACAACCTTCCCATTCTCCTACCACGGGGAGGTGAAAAAAGTTCAAGCAGTTCTGACGCCGGCATCCTGCTATGCCGATTAG